The Caldisericota bacterium genome includes a region encoding these proteins:
- a CDS encoding ParB/RepB/Spo0J family partition protein, which translates to MPKNKRGLPNNFKVRYTSNYIEELSNEKILSRVMDIETNKIKPDVEQPRKLFNKDSLEELASSIKEKGVLEPILVYKNNGQYIIISGERRWKASILAGKKTVPVIELKPSDKREIREIQIIENLQREDITPIERAKVINEYLSPFAEGKKIKTLLINYRMRRNTPKKFAHTVSALCKMTGKSPITFVRWLSLLELPEDLQKKVDSPNSPITSRHIEHLLKLEDFQTMRTIAQLIEKERLSSEETKNIITGIGRKNKRDPLHIVFQRIENLSKKKLDRWDKKEKIKVKKDLIQLKKLIEELLEKLER; encoded by the coding sequence GTGCCAAAGAATAAAAGAGGATTGCCAAATAATTTCAAGGTTCGCTACACAAGCAACTACATAGAAGAGCTTTCAAATGAAAAAATCCTCTCCAGAGTAATGGATATCGAAACAAATAAAATAAAACCTGACGTCGAACAACCAAGAAAACTTTTTAATAAAGATTCCTTAGAAGAACTTGCCAGCAGTATAAAAGAAAAAGGGGTGCTCGAGCCGATACTTGTATATAAAAACAACGGTCAGTACATTATCATTTCAGGAGAAAGACGATGGAAAGCATCCATTTTAGCGGGGAAGAAAACAGTTCCCGTTATAGAGCTAAAACCTTCCGACAAAAGAGAAATACGAGAAATTCAGATTATAGAAAACCTTCAGCGCGAAGACATTACTCCTATCGAGCGAGCAAAAGTTATTAATGAATATCTTTCTCCGTTCGCAGAAGGAAAAAAAATAAAAACACTACTCATAAATTACAGGATGAGAAGAAATACGCCAAAAAAGTTTGCGCACACAGTGAGCGCACTCTGCAAAATGACCGGAAAAAGCCCAATTACATTTGTGAGATGGCTTTCACTTCTTGAACTTCCGGAAGACCTGCAAAAAAAGGTAGACAGTCCAAACTCGCCTATTACATCACGCCACATTGAACATCTGCTGAAATTGGAAGATTTTCAAACAATGCGAACGATAGCACAACTTATAGAAAAAGAAAGACTCAGCTCAGAAGAAACAAAAAATATAATAACTGGAATTGGGAGGAAAAACAAGAGAGACCCGTTACATATTGTTTTTCAAAGAATAGAAAACTTATCAAAGAAAAAATTAGATAGGTGGGACAAAAAGGAAAAAATAAAGGTTAAAAAAGACCTGATTCAACTAAAAAAATTGATTGAAGAACTTCTGGAAAAGTTAGAAAGATAA
- the yfcE gene encoding phosphodiesterase: MPNKIGVISDLHGSLEDTKNVLEILESTTDLLICAGDILYHGPRNHIPKNYNPEKVAELINKFPKKIIFARGNCDAEVDQALIKYPILQDISFVFIEKVHIAITHGHKIPNNNFDQFGSNNKINILVTGHTHIPLIENFSWGIHLNPGSIALPKNRFNKSYAIINIENGKFNAEIKEMK; encoded by the coding sequence ATGCCAAATAAAATAGGGGTAATTTCAGATCTGCACGGTTCTTTAGAGGATACAAAAAATGTGCTAGAAATACTTGAAAGCACCACAGATCTTTTGATATGTGCAGGAGATATATTATATCACGGGCCACGAAACCATATCCCGAAAAACTACAACCCGGAGAAAGTTGCAGAACTAATTAATAAATTCCCAAAAAAGATTATTTTTGCAAGAGGAAACTGTGATGCAGAAGTAGACCAGGCACTTATCAAATACCCGATATTGCAAGATATTTCCTTTGTATTCATCGAAAAAGTACATATTGCCATAACACATGGCCACAAAATACCAAACAACAATTTTGATCAATTTGGCAGTAACAATAAAATTAATATACTTGTCACAGGACACACACATATTCCTCTTATAGAAAACTTTTCCTGGGGAATACATTTAAACCCAGGTTCTATTGCACTACCAAAAAACAGATTTAACAAAAGTTATGCTATAATCAATATAGAAAACGGCAAATTCAATGCCGAAATAAAGGAGATGAAATGA
- a CDS encoding ParA family protein translates to MIITIANQKGGVGKTTTSINLSSGLARKRFKTLLLDCDPQCNSTSAFFSSEDTQNSIFSLFLKNDTESEALIRETKVPNLFSIPSSIHLAKVERNLMAEIDAPLKLKKSLSKFEKNFDFIIIDTPPSLGLLTVNALIASDNVLIPITPSPWSIEGVQDFMDTFKSVKETFNEKLKLLGVLITMYDPRTLLAKESLEQIKNIFGTLIFNEIIHRSVRLEESPAYKEDIFSFAPSSTGAASYKKIVKEVISRAKE, encoded by the coding sequence ATGATTATTACAATAGCAAATCAAAAAGGTGGCGTTGGTAAAACAACAACTTCAATTAACCTCAGTTCGGGGCTTGCAAGGAAAAGATTTAAAACACTTCTTTTGGATTGTGATCCACAATGTAACAGCACCTCTGCATTTTTTTCTTCAGAAGACACACAAAATTCCATATTCTCTCTCTTTTTAAAAAACGATACCGAATCAGAGGCACTTATAAGAGAGACAAAAGTACCTAATTTATTCTCCATACCTTCATCTATTCATCTCGCAAAGGTAGAAAGGAATCTTATGGCAGAAATTGATGCACCCCTGAAACTAAAAAAGAGTCTAAGCAAGTTTGAAAAGAATTTTGATTTTATCATCATTGATACTCCTCCTTCATTGGGACTTCTTACAGTAAACGCATTGATTGCATCGGACAATGTCTTGATTCCTATTACACCATCTCCCTGGTCTATAGAGGGAGTGCAAGATTTCATGGACACGTTCAAAAGCGTAAAAGAAACATTTAACGAAAAACTCAAATTACTAGGGGTGCTAATCACTATGTATGATCCAAGAACTCTCCTTGCCAAAGAATCCCTAGAGCAGATAAAAAATATATTTGGCACACTTATTTTTAATGAAATCATCCACCGTAGCGTTAGGCTTGAAGAAAGCCCAGCTTATAAAGAAGACATTTTTTCGTTTGCACCGTCATCAACGGGAGCAGCGTCGTACAAAAAAATAGTAAAGGAGGTAATTAGTCGTGCCAAAGAATAA
- a CDS encoding metal-dependent transcriptional regulator, translated as MKLTKSIEDYLEAIYILSQKEKDIRMKDIARLASVKLPSATEAINKLIKNGYVKHCPYSDVSLTKKGEKIGKEIWNKHQILYKFLKEVLGISQDKAFREACLIEHFISDETREKLKKFIEKILS; from the coding sequence ATGAAACTCACCAAAAGCATAGAAGATTACTTAGAAGCAATTTACATACTTTCTCAAAAAGAAAAAGACATAAGAATGAAGGACATAGCGCGGCTTGCCTCAGTAAAACTTCCTTCAGCGACTGAAGCCATTAATAAATTAATCAAAAATGGTTATGTCAAGCATTGCCCATACAGCGATGTTTCATTAACTAAAAAGGGAGAAAAAATTGGGAAAGAAATATGGAACAAACACCAGATTCTTTACAAATTCTTAAAAGAAGTTCTTGGAATTTCGCAGGATAAAGCTTTTAGAGAAGCATGTCTTATAGAGCACTTCATCTCAGACGAAACAAGAGAAAAATTAAAAAAGTTCATCGAAAAAATTCTATCTTAG